In Meleagris gallopavo isolate NT-WF06-2002-E0010 breed Aviagen turkey brand Nicholas breeding stock chromosome 5, Turkey_5.1, whole genome shotgun sequence, a single window of DNA contains:
- the LOC104911025 gene encoding otogelin-like, translating to MCTAYGDRHYRTFDGLTYDFVGTCKAYLVKSTSASFSVVIQNINCFNTGIICRKDIFITVGKSSLIFDDETGNPSSSSYMDKLQKIQLWKAGFFTVVHFPDEHITILWDQRTTVHVQMGHQWQGELSGLCGNFDLKTINELRTPDNFELTNSQEFGNSWTAVECIDRSDIQNPCSLNPLREPFAKKECGILFSEAFEACHPVIDVTWFYSNCLADTCGCNQGGDCECFCTSVSAYAHQCCQHGVSVDWRTPRVCPYDCEYFNKALGKGPYKLLSYVNGEFVMAAKLVNGFVFPVREDDIIPGHVVSFMLTSGLYKPKAHDSNLVSLEAAERPNYFLQLSSSNTLVLSKWEKK from the exons ATGTGTACTGCCTATGGGGATCGGCATTACAGAACATTCGATGGACTTACCTATGACTTTGTTGGGACTTGTAAGGCTTATCTAGTTAAG agtaCTTCAGCAAGTTTCTCAGTAGTTATACAGAATATTAACTGTTTTAATACTGGAATCATTTgcagaaaagacattttcattaCTGTTGGAAAATCTTCTCTAATATTTGATGATGAAACTGGGAACCCA AGCTCATCTAGTTACATGGACaaactacagaaaatacagttaTGGAAAGCTGGGTTTTTCACTGTTGTTCATTTTCCTGATGAACACATCACTATTCTTTGGGATCAGAGAACAACAGTTCATGTACAGATGGGTCATCAGTGGCAG ggtGAATTGTCTGGGTTGTGTGGAAATTTCGATTTGAAAACAATAAATGAATTGAGGACTCCAGATAATTTTGAATTAACAAACTCACAAGAATTCGGAAACAGCTGGACAGCTGTAGAG TGTATTGACAGGTCTGACATTCAGAATCCATGCAGTTTGAATCCACTGAGAGAGCCATTTGCAAAGAAGGAATGCGGAATACTGTTTAGTGAAGCATTTGAAGCTTGCCATCCAGTG ATTGATGTCACTTGGTTTTACTCGAACTGCTTGGCAGATACATGTGGTTGTAACCAAGGAGGAGACTGTGAATGTTTCTGTACAAGTGTATCAGCATATGCCCATCAGTGCTGCCAGCACGGAGTTTCTGTAGACTGGAGGACTCCTAGAGTGTGTC cttatGATTGTGAATATTTCAACAAAG CTCTGGGAAAGGGCCCATACAAACTTCTCAGCTACGTCAATGGAGAATTTGTAATGGCAGCAAAACTGgtgaatggttttgttttcccagtgaGAGAAGATGATATTATTCCTGGACATGTAGTGAGCTTTATGCTTACTTCAGGACTTTATAAACCCAAAGCACATG ATTCCAACTTGGTTTCACTTGAAGCTGCTGAGAGACCTAATTACTTTCTTCAGTTGTCCTCAAGTAATACCCTTGTTCTTtccaaatgggaaaaaaagtga